Within the Longimicrobiales bacterium genome, the region GCCCCAATCCAGATGGCCGAACCCCGGCGTGGGGAGCTCCTCGTACAGGTACTTCAGGCGGACCCTCGGCCCCAAGCTTCTCATCGTCCCGAGCGCCGTCGCGAGCTCGCGCCACCTGGTGGCGTTCATCACCGACGAGTGCCCCTCCCGGACAACGATCTCGCGAATCCGCTTGTGCACGTGGTTCAGTGGCCCCTGCCTGGCCTGCGCTCGGCGACGATGCCGGCGACGGCGCGGTCCGTGGCTGAGGCAGACTCCGAGAGGCCGGCGATGACACCGTCGATGTCGGCCGCCGACCGGTTCTGGCTCATCTTCCATTTGCCCTCGAGGCGATCGATCCGAATCTCGAGTCCGACGATCGCGCGCATCAGTTGAGCGATGTATTCCTCAGGCGCGTCGCTCACCTTCCATCCCCCTGCGCGCGCGGCTTCATGCTTCTCGGTGAGGGCTTCCAGATGGGAAAGCAGAAATTCCGGATCCTCGCGCGGGGTCACGGTCCCGGAGGCATGAACGGCGACGTAATTCCATGTCGGAACGACGCGCCCGTGTTCGCGCTTGAGCGGATACCAGTTCGGGGTGATGTACGCATCCGGTCCGGTAAAGACAACGAGCCCCGGCGCGGGGCCCGCCTTGAGTTGACGGGCGTGCGGGTTCGCGCGCGCGACATGACCGCGAAGCGTGCCCAGTGGGCCGGCCTCGCGATCCAGAATGAGCGGGAGATGCGTCGCGAACAGGTCGGAGGCTCCCCCGACGGCGGTGACGAGAGCGGCGAGGGGGTGTGCCTCCAGGAACGCGTGCAGCGTCGGGAGGTCTTCTTCGCGGAAGGAGGAAGGGATGTACATGCTGGACGTAGTGCGAGGAGGGAGTTGGGCGCCGGACGAGAGAACTCTACACCTCGCAGATGATCCCGGTCACCGCCGGCTGCGATCAAGGCGCCGGCGCGCGTACGTATCGCCACACGTGCGCGCCGACCGTCTGCCGTCTGCCTGGCTACTCGACTTCGAGGATCTGGCCTTCTGCACTGTAGTAGCCTTCACCGTCGGCCTGCATGAGGCCCTTGCGCTCGGCGAAGAGCCAGGCCCAGAAAGGATCGAGCGCGCTCAGCACGGCTTCCGGATCCCGGCCCCCCATGAGAATCTGTGCGGCGACGATCTGGCGTGCGCCCTCGAGGGTGGCGAGCACCTGCCGCTTCCCGGGGCCGTCCTCGGCATCATCGGCGAACTCGCGCAACTCCCCGAGCTCCTCCTCGAAGAGGCCGTCACCGGGCGCATTGAGCGTGATGTGCGCGATCGCATCACCGGTGTGATTGACCACGACTTCGTCCTCGCCGCCTTCAGTGGCGTATTCACCGTCGAGCGTCGCGAAAAACGTCTCGACGTCGGCCACCGAGACCGGACGGTCGTCGGCGAGGAGGTATCGCATGTAATAGCCCATGAGGCGGAACAGTGTGGAGGGTTCGTGCGGTCGACGCGGGAGTGCTTCTGCTCTGGTTCCCGCCGGCCACGAACATGTGAAATGGCCATTGGCCGCGCCAGTCAGGAACGTCTCACTCCGATGACATGGGGCCCGGGGGCGTCGCCGAGGCCCCGCCGACGCTCGGCGGCTCGAGCACGCCGACCTCGGCGAGCACGTACTCCACGACTTCGGGGAGCATGACTGGCCACGCCAGGAAACCGTGGAGCAACGGTGCGAGGCTGCGCCGATCCCCCTCGGCCGGTCGCCGCCAGCGCGACCACATCTCGTATGCGACGTAGGCGATGCCGCCCGCCAGGCCGAAGGCCGCCCAGACGACTGTCGCCTCCCGCCACGGCGCCTTGACCGCCATCGCAAGCCCGAGCAGGTAGCTCGCCAGGATTCCCAGGTTTCGCAGTCGGCGGACCGGCGGCTGCAGAAGCGAGAAGGCGGTTGTCCACGCCAGTGCGCCGAGCAGGGCCAACGCCCACGGATGGCTGAACGGGAGCTCGGACATTGGATTCGCTCTGGTGAAAAGTCGAGGAGATGCCTGACCCGATCGTCCCGCGGTCACTCGACGACGACGAAGGTATTCGACGCGATCATCGGCACCGCGCCATCGTGCCCCATCGGCATGAGGCCAATACGCAGGCGGTATGTCCCGCCGACGGCAGCCGCCTCCCATCGCGGGCTGACAGACCCGCTGAGTGATCCGCCGATGCGAAAAGTGACCGCACGCGCCTCACCGGCCGGGATCACCATGGCGGGCTCCGTATGCAGCGCGCAGACGGGACGCCACACGGTTCGCCATCCGGAGAGCGCAGGCTGCTCCACGGTGTGCGCGCAATCGACCACACTCACCGGGTCGCGCCCCGCATTCGTGATCGTGACCGGCAGGTCGAACGACAGCCAGGTCGCGACGCCGTCTTGCCATACCCCGGCGGCCACCGCGTCGGCGCGGACTTCCACGGTGGCCTGTACCGTTGGCTGCGTAGGTCCGCCGCAAGCGGCGGTAAACCCGGCTGCGAATAGTCCAATGATCGACCGCATGAAGCCTCGTG harbors:
- a CDS encoding FMN-binding negative transcriptional regulator; this translates as MYIPSSFREEDLPTLHAFLEAHPLAALVTAVGGASDLFATHLPLILDREAGPLGTLRGHVARANPHARQLKAGPAPGLVVFTGPDAYITPNWYPLKREHGRVVPTWNYVAVHASGTVTPREDPEFLLSHLEALTEKHEAARAGGWKVSDAPEEYIAQLMRAIVGLEIRIDRLEGKWKMSQNRSAADIDGVIAGLSESASATDRAVAGIVAERRPGRGH
- a CDS encoding DUF6678 family protein is translated as MHKRIREIVVREGHSSVMNATRWRELATALGTMRSLGPRVRLKYLYEELPTPGFGHLDWGWVSDETPEVIEWMEVDPVFRTHRGQLVAVRVDRAA